From a region of the uncultured Jannaschia sp. genome:
- the bhcR gene encoding HTH-type transcriptional regulator BhcR, which yields MTSPDGEDRSPRPRGRPRAFNDRTDQNTIKAVDRAMRLLRTLSTMQDATLSNIAQSTGDPTASAYRVLVTLQAHEIVELDASDQTWHVGPGAFQIGSTFLRRTSLIERAQAPLRELMEATGETANLGIRSNDSVLFVSQIETHAPIRAFFPPGTRADLHASGIGKVLLAAMPEARRDAVLPDPLPRYTAQTISDAEALGAELARIAGQGHAVDDEERNEGMRCIAAPVRNLHGDVIAGISVSGPTSRVATDRIAEFAALVTAAAETLSQRLGARGPSQPDD from the coding sequence ATGACCTCTCCCGACGGCGAAGATCGCAGCCCCCGGCCACGCGGGCGGCCGCGGGCCTTCAACGACCGCACTGACCAGAACACGATCAAGGCCGTCGACCGTGCGATGCGTCTGCTGCGCACCCTGTCCACGATGCAGGACGCCACGCTCTCGAATATCGCGCAGTCGACGGGCGACCCCACGGCCAGCGCCTACCGCGTGCTGGTAACCCTGCAGGCTCACGAGATCGTCGAGCTCGATGCGTCAGACCAGACCTGGCATGTCGGGCCGGGCGCGTTCCAGATCGGCTCGACCTTCCTGCGGCGCACCTCGCTCATCGAGCGCGCGCAGGCCCCGCTGCGCGAGTTGATGGAGGCCACGGGCGAGACGGCCAATCTCGGCATCCGCTCGAATGACAGCGTCCTCTTCGTCAGCCAGATCGAGACCCATGCCCCGATCCGGGCGTTCTTTCCGCCGGGCACCCGCGCGGACCTGCACGCGTCCGGGATCGGAAAGGTCCTGCTGGCCGCGATGCCCGAGGCGCGGCGCGATGCGGTCCTGCCCGATCCCCTGCCCCGCTATACCGCGCAGACCATTTCGGATGCGGAGGCGCTCGGGGCCGAGCTGGCGCGGATCGCCGGGCAGGGGCATGCCGTCGATGACGAGGAGCGGAACGAAGGCATGCGCTGCATCGCGGCCCCGGTGCGCAACCTGCATGGCGACGTGATCGCGGGGATCTCCGTCTCCGGTCCGACCAGCCGGGTTGCGACGGACCGGATCGCCGAATTCGCGGCACTCGTCACCGCCGCCGCCGAGACCCTGTCGCAACGGCTCGGCGCGCGGGGGCCGTCGCAGCCGGACGACTGA
- the bhcA gene encoding L-aspartate--glyoxylate aminotransferase BhcA: MNPQNPVFIPGPTNMPEAVRLACHMPTMDHRSPAFADILHPCLDGVRQVLKSESAEIFIFPSTGTGGWEAALSNTLSPGDTVLAARNGVFSHRWIDMCQRHGLDVQVVEVPWGSGIDLAAYEEALRADTGHSIKAVLATHNETATGVKSDIAGVRRALDAAAHPALLLVDGVSSIGSMDFRFDAWGVDVAVTGSQKGFMLPAGLAIVGFSEKAIRAGANATLPRTYFDTADMTKGYAANAFPYTPPVGLMNGLKMSCGLLLDEGLENVFARHHRMAEGVRRAVGAWGLELCAEMPEVYSDSVSAIRTPAGFDATDIVTVAARDYDMAFGVGLGEVAGKVFRIGHLGALTDAMMLSGLGVAEMVMVDLGLDVTLGSGVAAAQDYYRHGNAQQKAAAE; encoded by the coding sequence ATGAACCCCCAGAATCCCGTCTTCATTCCCGGTCCGACGAACATGCCCGAGGCGGTCCGGCTGGCCTGCCACATGCCGACGATGGACCACCGGTCCCCTGCCTTCGCGGATATCCTGCATCCCTGTCTGGACGGCGTCCGCCAGGTGCTGAAATCCGAGAGCGCCGAAATCTTTATCTTCCCGTCCACCGGCACCGGCGGTTGGGAGGCGGCGCTGTCGAACACGCTGTCGCCCGGCGACACGGTGCTCGCGGCGCGCAACGGCGTCTTCAGCCATCGCTGGATCGACATGTGCCAGCGGCACGGGCTGGACGTGCAGGTGGTCGAGGTGCCCTGGGGCAGTGGGATCGACCTTGCCGCCTACGAGGAGGCGCTGCGGGCCGATACCGGCCACAGCATCAAGGCCGTCCTCGCCACGCATAACGAGACGGCGACCGGCGTGAAGTCGGATATCGCGGGGGTGCGGCGCGCGCTGGATGCGGCGGCTCACCCGGCACTGCTGCTGGTGGACGGGGTCAGCTCGATCGGGTCGATGGACTTCCGCTTCGACGCGTGGGGCGTGGACGTCGCGGTCACCGGCTCGCAGAAGGGCTTCATGCTGCCCGCCGGTCTCGCCATCGTCGGGTTCAGCGAGAAGGCGATCCGTGCAGGGGCGAACGCGACGCTGCCGCGCACCTATTTCGACACGGCCGACATGACGAAGGGCTACGCCGCGAACGCGTTCCCCTACACGCCGCCCGTGGGCCTGATGAACGGGCTGAAGATGTCCTGCGGCCTTCTGCTGGACGAAGGGTTGGAGAACGTCTTCGCGCGCCATCACCGGATGGCCGAGGGCGTGCGCCGCGCCGTCGGCGCCTGGGGCCTCGAGCTCTGTGCCGAAATGCCCGAGGTCTATTCCGACAGCGTCTCGGCCATCCGGACGCCCGCGGGCTTCGATGCCACCGATATCGTGACCGTCGCTGCGCGGGACTATGACATGGCGTTCGGCGTTGGGCTGGGCGAGGTCGCGGGCAAGGTCTTCCGCATCGGCCATCTCGGGGCGCTGACGGACGCGATGATGCTGTCGGGCCTCGGCGTGGCCGAGATGGTGATGGTCGATCTCGGGCTCGACGTGACGCTCGGGTCGGGGGTCGCGGCGGCCCAGGACTACTACCGGCATGGCAATGCCCAGCAGAAGGCGGCAGCGGAATGA